Proteins co-encoded in one Arthrobacter sp. ERGS1:01 genomic window:
- the nth gene encoding endonuclease III, translated as MKPVENESALALKRRARKINRELAELYPYAHAELDFHNPFELLVATVLSAQTTDVRVNAITPALFARYPTPLALSEAQVMELEELIRPTGFFRAKAANLLALATRIVDEYDGEVPGKLEALVTLPGVGRKTANVVLGNAFGVPGITVDTHFMRLARRFGWTVSSDPVRIEADVAALFEPKDWTMVSHRVVFHGRRICHARKPACGACPLAHLCPAYGEGETDPAKAAKLLKYEMAPGQEALHARMLADVDNAAQFRQESQRADRLGVVSQGTDSAP; from the coding sequence GTGAAACCGGTGGAGAACGAATCGGCGCTGGCGCTCAAACGGCGGGCCCGGAAAATCAACCGCGAGCTGGCGGAGCTTTATCCGTACGCCCACGCGGAGTTGGATTTCCACAACCCGTTTGAGCTGCTGGTGGCCACCGTTCTCTCCGCACAAACCACCGATGTGCGCGTCAACGCCATCACCCCGGCCCTGTTTGCGCGCTACCCCACGCCCCTGGCGCTGTCCGAGGCGCAGGTCATGGAGCTGGAGGAACTCATCCGGCCCACGGGCTTCTTCCGGGCCAAGGCCGCCAACCTGCTGGCCCTGGCCACCCGGATCGTTGACGAGTACGACGGCGAGGTGCCGGGAAAGCTTGAAGCCCTCGTGACGCTTCCCGGGGTGGGGCGGAAAACGGCGAACGTGGTCCTCGGGAATGCGTTCGGCGTCCCCGGGATCACCGTCGACACCCATTTCATGCGGCTGGCGCGCCGGTTTGGCTGGACCGTCTCCAGCGATCCGGTGCGGATTGAGGCCGACGTTGCCGCCTTGTTCGAGCCCAAGGACTGGACCATGGTCTCGCACCGGGTGGTATTCCATGGCCGGCGCATCTGCCACGCCCGCAAGCCGGCGTGCGGCGCATGCCCACTCGCCCACTTGTGCCCCGCCTATGGTGAGGGCGAGACGGACCCGGCCAAGGCCGCCAAACTGCTCAAGTACGAGATGGCTCCCGGCCAGGAGGCCCTCCACGCGCGCATGCTCGCCGATGTGGACAACGCCGCGCAGTTCCGCCAGGAATCCCAACGCGCCGACCGGCTCGGCGTGGTTTCACAAGGTACCGATTCTGCCCCATGA
- a CDS encoding TadA family conjugal transfer-associated ATPase, with protein sequence MVSAVDPGLLESVRQTVLSESGPLTDLRVAAAVRDSGRLLGAAGSLLAMDRISAELSGLGPLQPLALDPQVTDIFVNAPNSVWLDRGNGPERVDAGFESEGALRALAVRLIASGGRRLDESSPCVDVRIAPGYRIHAVLPPISSAGTLLSVRIKRRQVFTLAELEEAGCVHPVMAGVLRNIVGARLSFLISGATGAGKTTLLSTLLGLCPATERLVLIEDAAELEPDHPHVLTLEARHANAEGTGVVDLQELVRQALRMNPGRLIVGECRGLEVRELLMALNTGHSGGGGTIHANSAADVPARLAALGALAGMSPQAVALQAASALDVVVHVDRSASGRVVSEIGTVTLQDGQLAVVPALRLGRPGPGGTDGHDYALFGREVLAGAAWKALSSRLGIDPAALGKQ encoded by the coding sequence ATGGTTTCAGCAGTGGATCCGGGACTGTTGGAATCCGTCCGCCAAACGGTCCTCTCCGAATCCGGCCCCCTTACCGATCTCCGCGTGGCGGCGGCCGTTCGGGATAGCGGACGCCTGCTGGGGGCGGCCGGTTCGCTGCTCGCGATGGACAGGATCAGTGCCGAGTTGAGTGGATTGGGGCCGTTGCAGCCACTCGCGCTGGACCCGCAGGTTACGGATATTTTTGTCAACGCCCCAAACTCCGTGTGGCTGGATCGAGGTAACGGCCCCGAACGCGTCGACGCAGGGTTTGAAAGCGAGGGCGCCCTGCGCGCATTGGCGGTCCGGCTCATCGCCTCGGGAGGGCGCCGGCTCGATGAGAGTTCGCCGTGCGTCGACGTCCGGATTGCCCCGGGATACCGTATCCACGCCGTATTGCCGCCCATCTCGTCCGCCGGCACGCTGCTTTCAGTGCGCATCAAACGCCGGCAGGTCTTTACACTGGCCGAGCTCGAGGAAGCCGGCTGCGTCCACCCGGTGATGGCCGGAGTACTGCGCAATATTGTGGGTGCCCGGCTCAGCTTCCTGATCAGCGGTGCCACGGGAGCCGGCAAAACCACGTTGCTTTCGACCTTGCTGGGGCTGTGCCCGGCCACTGAACGGCTGGTGTTGATCGAGGATGCCGCGGAGCTGGAACCCGACCACCCGCACGTACTGACTTTGGAGGCCCGGCATGCAAACGCCGAAGGTACCGGGGTTGTGGATCTTCAGGAGTTGGTCCGTCAGGCGTTGAGGATGAATCCGGGCAGGTTGATCGTGGGCGAATGCCGGGGCTTGGAAGTGCGTGAACTCCTTATGGCGCTCAATACGGGGCACAGTGGGGGCGGCGGGACCATCCACGCCAACAGTGCCGCCGATGTTCCTGCCAGGCTTGCGGCGCTGGGCGCCCTGGCCGGCATGAGTCCTCAGGCGGTGGCGCTTCAGGCGGCAAGTGCGCTGGATGTGGTCGTTCATGTGGACCGCTCCGCCTCCGGGCGGGTTGTCTCCGAAATTGGCACCGTGACCCTGCAGGATGGGCAGCTGGCAGTGGTGCCGGCACTGCGGCTGGGGCGTCCCGGCCCCGGCGGCACTGACGGACATGACTACGCGTTATTCGGCAGGGAAGTTCTTGCGGGCGCCGCTTGGAAAGCGTTGTCGTCACGGCTGGGGATCGACCCCGCAGCGCTCGGTAAGCAGTAG
- a CDS encoding bifunctional 3'-5' exonuclease/DNA polymerase: MYALLALAQESAFVTVQLLAADGTPPAPAQTVAREALAGVVRSLEQEHQPRWVWDRAQHWYPELLAAQVRLERCHDLALCQSILLYSEFAANTGYRERTIILPPEVEAAYPGASAAQESLFDQPTAATGWDVQAVAGELRAQKMAIASSTHPARLALLLSAESACALVAAEMQYEGMPWREDLHRRLLDDLLGVEPAGHARPPKLEARAVELRALLDAPALNPDSPQELMRALHRAGIDAKSTRSWELQEYKHQAIEPLLAYRKLSRLFTTNGWSWLEQWVRDGRFHSEYIVGGVVSGRWASRGGGAMQIPKQIRGAACADPGHKFIVADAAQLEPRVLAALAQDSSMAAAGRDKDLYAGIAAQGFGGERAMAKVALLGAIYGSTSGESGRLMPQLTRMYPRAVGYVEDAARAGELGKAVSTKLGRSTPPVSAQWQAGQRSSTAEEQRRAESAARSRGRFTRNFVVQGTAAEWACCWLAELRRRLRALPAAGSASAAGSAAGTGSAPALVFFLHDEVIVHCPDELVEVVTEMVHESSRSATRLIFGEIPLEFPVNVTVVQSYADAK; this comes from the coding sequence ATGTACGCGTTATTGGCCTTGGCACAGGAAAGTGCTTTCGTGACGGTCCAGCTGCTGGCCGCCGATGGAACGCCCCCGGCACCGGCGCAAACCGTTGCCCGCGAGGCCCTGGCCGGCGTCGTCCGCTCCCTGGAACAAGAGCACCAGCCGCGCTGGGTGTGGGACCGGGCCCAGCACTGGTACCCGGAGCTGCTGGCAGCCCAGGTTCGCCTGGAGCGCTGCCATGACCTGGCCTTGTGCCAAAGCATCCTGCTGTACTCAGAATTCGCCGCAAACACCGGCTACCGCGAGCGCACGATCATCCTTCCGCCAGAAGTGGAGGCGGCGTACCCCGGGGCATCCGCGGCCCAGGAGAGCCTTTTTGACCAGCCGACGGCGGCGACCGGCTGGGATGTCCAAGCAGTGGCGGGGGAACTGCGGGCCCAGAAAATGGCCATTGCCTCCTCCACACACCCTGCCCGCCTCGCACTTCTCCTCAGTGCGGAATCCGCCTGCGCCCTGGTGGCCGCGGAGATGCAATATGAAGGTATGCCCTGGCGTGAGGACCTGCATAGGAGGTTGCTGGATGATCTGTTGGGAGTCGAGCCGGCCGGCCACGCGCGGCCGCCAAAACTGGAGGCGCGTGCCGTGGAACTTCGCGCCTTGCTGGACGCACCCGCCTTGAATCCCGACTCCCCACAGGAGCTGATGAGGGCCCTGCACCGGGCAGGAATCGATGCGAAGTCAACGCGCTCCTGGGAATTGCAGGAGTACAAGCATCAGGCGATTGAGCCATTGCTGGCGTATAGGAAGCTGAGCCGTCTCTTCACCACCAACGGGTGGTCTTGGCTTGAACAGTGGGTGCGCGATGGCAGGTTCCACTCCGAATACATTGTGGGCGGGGTGGTCTCGGGACGGTGGGCGTCGCGCGGGGGCGGAGCCATGCAAATTCCCAAACAGATCAGGGGCGCGGCGTGCGCCGACCCCGGGCACAAGTTCATCGTGGCGGATGCCGCCCAGCTGGAACCCCGGGTGCTTGCAGCACTCGCCCAGGACTCTTCCATGGCGGCGGCCGGTCGCGACAAGGACTTGTATGCCGGCATCGCGGCCCAGGGATTTGGCGGCGAGCGGGCGATGGCCAAGGTGGCACTCCTGGGTGCCATCTATGGTTCCACCTCGGGCGAATCGGGCCGGTTGATGCCTCAGTTGACCCGCATGTACCCGCGCGCCGTGGGTTACGTTGAGGATGCCGCACGGGCCGGAGAACTCGGCAAGGCCGTGTCCACCAAGCTGGGTCGGAGCACTCCCCCGGTGTCGGCGCAGTGGCAGGCGGGCCAGCGCAGCAGCACGGCTGAGGAGCAGCGCCGGGCGGAGTCGGCAGCCAGGTCGAGAGGGCGGTTCACCCGCAACTTCGTGGTGCAGGGCACGGCGGCGGAATGGGCCTGTTGCTGGTTGGCCGAGTTGCGGCGCCGATTGCGGGCCTTGCCGGCCGCAGGATCCGCCTCGGCCGCAGGATCCGCCGCCGGCACCGGGTCCGCTCCGGCGTTGGTGTTCTTTCTCCACGACGAGGTCATCGTGCACTGCCCCGACGAGCTGGTGGAGGTCGTGACGGAGATGGTGCACGAGTCCTCCAGGTCTGCGACACGCTTGATATTCGGCGAGATCCCGCTGGAATTTCCCGTCAATGTCACAGTGGTTCAATCGTATGCGGACGCCAAGTAA
- a CDS encoding DUF3800 domain-containing protein, translated as MLVAFVDESYPDQKNKYCVSAVVVDMIGLFDLAAGFRGVMSYAHSAFGVDPQTELHGHEIMQQRNGWEPIAGKHRAAASVYGKALTAIVDSGAKVFLQGMDVERQNARYSNPHDPHEVVLRHVLERVDEYARQKQLDVLVMADQEPGQAQHAAMIELFSQTGTPGYRSSTLSRIIQPVRFDDSHYHAGLQAADLAAYLYNRKCCDRGAHPRALKARKDLSAKLSPAVHHERFWMP; from the coding sequence ATGCTTGTTGCCTTCGTAGATGAGTCCTATCCAGACCAAAAGAACAAATACTGTGTGAGCGCCGTCGTGGTCGACATGATCGGCCTTTTCGACCTCGCCGCCGGGTTTCGGGGGGTCATGTCCTACGCTCATTCTGCATTCGGCGTTGACCCTCAGACTGAGCTGCACGGGCATGAGATCATGCAGCAGCGGAATGGATGGGAGCCGATCGCGGGCAAGCATCGCGCGGCGGCCAGCGTCTACGGCAAGGCTCTTACTGCCATTGTCGACAGTGGGGCAAAAGTCTTTCTGCAAGGGATGGACGTTGAGCGGCAAAATGCTCGCTACTCGAATCCGCACGATCCGCATGAGGTCGTGCTGCGGCATGTACTCGAAAGGGTGGACGAGTATGCGCGGCAGAAACAGCTTGACGTGTTGGTCATGGCTGACCAGGAACCGGGCCAAGCCCAGCATGCCGCCATGATCGAACTTTTCAGCCAAACCGGTACTCCGGGTTATCGAAGCAGCACGCTGTCAAGAATTATCCAGCCGGTTCGTTTTGATGATAGTCACTATCACGCGGGCCTTCAGGCGGCCGACCTTGCCGCCTACCTCTACAACAGAAAGTGCTGCGACAGGGGTGCGCATCCGAGGGCACTGAAGGCCCGCAAGGACTTGTCAGCAAAGTTGTCGCCGGCCGTCCATCACGAACGCTTTTGGATGCCTTAA
- the ssd gene encoding septum site-determining protein Ssd — MTNRSGARHGPGPGTAPAPSSGPAGQSRQAWVPEPGTVVMVISGSPALHGEVGRVSAAAAVGLVIAETVEQCGGRWDGIAAILIGSDVEGGLPGWRGPTVVVGPAGDSGRMWLQASQLSADRVAVLPDSAQWLANYLTRLRDPGSGAGILGVVGGCGGSGASTLAALLAAGAAVRGTRTLLVDGDEWGGGLDVAIAAEGAAGLRWPDLRNASGAINPEQLAASLPQAAGMSLLSWGPQSGASQVRSPGATGTSEAMHAAREAYGLVVVDLGRSPDSVAALGAHCDSFVVVVPGRLRAAAAAARVLAELPAAPVGLAIRGPMLDGVDAALVAATVGAPPIGEFPRLRRVGDALESGRLRDVARGRRMRALITGVLDWMAMEGGPATEQARRTERGIP, encoded by the coding sequence ATGACAAATCGAAGCGGCGCCCGGCACGGTCCGGGACCAGGAACCGCGCCTGCCCCGTCGTCGGGCCCGGCAGGACAATCGCGGCAGGCCTGGGTGCCGGAGCCGGGAACCGTCGTCATGGTCATTTCCGGTTCTCCTGCGCTCCACGGCGAGGTCGGCCGCGTCAGTGCCGCAGCCGCCGTCGGCCTGGTCATTGCGGAGACGGTGGAGCAATGCGGAGGGCGTTGGGACGGCATTGCGGCAATCCTCATTGGCAGCGACGTGGAGGGAGGGCTCCCGGGATGGCGCGGCCCCACAGTGGTGGTGGGGCCGGCCGGCGATTCGGGGCGCATGTGGCTGCAGGCCTCACAATTGAGCGCGGACAGGGTTGCCGTTCTTCCCGACTCCGCCCAATGGTTGGCCAACTACCTGACCAGGCTTCGGGATCCTGGGAGCGGCGCCGGGATCCTCGGGGTCGTGGGCGGGTGCGGCGGCTCGGGTGCCTCGACGCTTGCGGCCCTGCTGGCGGCGGGGGCAGCCGTGCGCGGAACCCGGACGCTGCTTGTTGACGGCGATGAATGGGGCGGCGGCCTCGACGTGGCAATTGCCGCCGAGGGAGCCGCCGGCCTGAGATGGCCTGATCTCCGCAACGCCTCCGGGGCCATCAACCCCGAACAGCTGGCCGCATCGTTGCCGCAGGCGGCCGGAATGTCCCTGTTGTCCTGGGGCCCGCAATCCGGAGCAAGCCAGGTCCGTTCCCCCGGAGCCACGGGAACCAGCGAGGCGATGCACGCAGCCCGGGAAGCGTACGGCCTGGTGGTGGTGGATCTGGGCAGGTCGCCGGACTCCGTTGCTGCATTGGGCGCACATTGCGACAGCTTTGTTGTTGTGGTGCCCGGCCGCTTGCGGGCGGCGGCCGCTGCCGCCCGAGTGCTGGCGGAACTGCCCGCCGCTCCCGTGGGGTTGGCGATCAGGGGGCCGATGCTTGACGGCGTGGATGCCGCGTTGGTGGCTGCCACCGTGGGTGCCCCGCCCATCGGTGAATTTCCGCGCTTGCGCCGGGTCGGCGATGCCCTGGAATCCGGTCGTCTAAGGGACGTGGCCCGAGGCCGGAGGATGCGGGCGCTGATCACGGGCGTGCTGGACTGGATGGCGATGGAGGGCGGGCCAGCGACCGAACAGGCGCGCCGAACTGAACGGGGAATCCCATGA
- a CDS encoding type II secretion system F family protein, producing the protein MPLLLELLGACLDAGLSIPWALRLVAGIADPEIGQCLSRVVAGLQIGASWQHSWDGVRHIEPVAQLHAALSFAALTGAPAAPLLYAEADQRRRQFNRDAEKRAAALGVRLVVPLGLCSLPAFVCLGIVPVVVAMIPIF; encoded by the coding sequence GTGCCGCTGCTATTGGAGCTATTGGGTGCATGCCTTGACGCCGGGCTTTCCATACCGTGGGCACTTCGGCTGGTGGCCGGGATCGCTGACCCGGAGATTGGCCAGTGTTTGTCCCGGGTGGTGGCCGGCCTGCAAATCGGTGCGTCGTGGCAACATTCCTGGGACGGCGTTCGCCACATTGAACCGGTGGCCCAACTGCACGCTGCATTGAGCTTCGCGGCGCTGACGGGCGCCCCGGCGGCACCGCTGCTCTACGCCGAAGCCGATCAACGCCGCCGCCAGTTCAACCGTGACGCGGAAAAGCGGGCAGCTGCGCTTGGGGTCAGGCTTGTAGTGCCCTTGGGGCTCTGTTCCCTTCCGGCCTTTGTCTGCCTGGGAATTGTTCCGGTGGTGGTGGCCATGATCCCGATCTTTTGA
- a CDS encoding amidohydrolase produces the protein MTNSTAIPRTGEIRQDLTFGNGPILTMDGPTASYAESVTVSGGRIAHVGSLSEARERHPDANFRDLRGATLLPGFIDAHSHLPFAFELAGQVNVGAPPVGTCRDIADVVAALEEFRTSRSVPEGEWIVGYGYDQETLAENRHITKFDLDAHFPRHKVMLIHVSSHGAVLNSAALAWAGVDAGTPTPDGGVISREPLTGEPTGLLMETAYIFLVANKMPRPDQEGRLELLDDALQMYASHGYTHAQDGFSTVTDLNFYQAAAARGLLYLDVAALGSFLEFGAWAGNTDFPTGSYNGGFKIAGMKILQDGSPQGRTAYMSEPYLQGGPDGQQDWCGEPTTPFETFAAVVKAGIDAGVQIFVHANGDAAIDDVIKALELTGTTAADDRRSVVIHSQFQRPEQLADYARLGITPSYFTNHSYFWGDVHVANVGYPKAAFISPLKSAAARGLVASNHTDFAVTPLDPFFVLWTSMARTTRSGRVLGPDERIDAYQALQAITTSAAYQMFEENRKGRIAEGLLADFVIVSADPTRVGVDEVKELQVLETIKEGATIYRAEQADRADQPGEADQVPKASAP, from the coding sequence ATGACCAACTCGACAGCCATCCCACGCACCGGTGAAATCCGTCAGGACCTGACGTTTGGCAACGGACCGATTCTCACGATGGACGGTCCCACGGCGTCGTATGCCGAATCGGTGACTGTCAGCGGCGGGCGGATCGCCCATGTTGGGTCGCTGTCGGAGGCTCGGGAACGCCATCCGGATGCCAACTTCAGGGACCTTCGCGGCGCGACGCTGCTGCCCGGCTTCATTGATGCGCACAGCCATCTGCCCTTCGCCTTTGAATTGGCCGGGCAGGTCAACGTTGGCGCACCTCCCGTGGGCACCTGCCGCGACATCGCAGACGTGGTGGCCGCGCTGGAGGAGTTCCGGACCAGCCGCTCCGTCCCTGAGGGGGAATGGATTGTTGGCTACGGCTATGACCAGGAGACGCTGGCGGAGAACCGGCACATCACCAAATTCGATCTGGACGCCCATTTCCCCCGGCACAAGGTCATGCTCATCCATGTGTCCAGCCATGGTGCGGTGCTGAACTCGGCCGCACTGGCCTGGGCGGGAGTCGATGCCGGGACCCCCACCCCCGACGGCGGCGTCATCTCGCGCGAACCCCTGACGGGTGAGCCGACGGGCCTGCTCATGGAAACGGCCTACATCTTCCTGGTGGCGAACAAGATGCCGCGCCCCGACCAGGAAGGAAGGCTGGAGCTGCTCGACGACGCACTTCAAATGTATGCCTCCCACGGCTACACCCATGCGCAGGACGGCTTTTCCACCGTCACGGACCTCAACTTTTACCAGGCTGCCGCCGCCCGCGGGCTGCTGTATCTGGATGTCGCGGCCCTGGGATCGTTCCTGGAATTTGGCGCCTGGGCGGGCAACACCGACTTCCCCACCGGCTCGTACAATGGCGGCTTCAAGATTGCCGGCATGAAAATCCTGCAGGACGGTTCTCCGCAGGGCCGCACCGCCTATATGAGCGAGCCCTACCTGCAAGGTGGCCCGGACGGGCAACAGGACTGGTGCGGCGAACCCACCACCCCCTTCGAGACGTTTGCCGCGGTCGTGAAAGCCGGAATTGACGCCGGCGTCCAGATCTTTGTCCACGCCAATGGCGACGCCGCGATCGACGACGTCATCAAGGCACTGGAGTTGACGGGAACCACTGCGGCGGACGACCGGCGGAGCGTAGTGATTCATTCGCAATTTCAGCGCCCCGAGCAGCTTGCGGACTACGCCAGGCTCGGCATCACACCCAGCTACTTCACGAACCACAGCTACTTTTGGGGTGACGTGCACGTGGCCAATGTGGGTTATCCAAAGGCGGCGTTCATCAGTCCGCTCAAATCCGCGGCGGCACGGGGGCTGGTTGCGTCCAACCACACGGACTTTGCCGTTACGCCCCTGGACCCCTTCTTCGTTCTGTGGACCTCGATGGCCCGCACCACCCGCTCGGGCCGGGTCCTGGGGCCGGACGAACGGATTGACGCTTACCAGGCGCTGCAGGCGATTACGACGTCGGCCGCGTACCAAATGTTCGAGGAAAACCGGAAGGGCCGGATCGCCGAGGGCCTGCTGGCCGACTTCGTGATCGTCTCCGCGGATCCCACACGGGTGGGCGTCGACGAGGTGAAGGAGTTGCAGGTATTGGAAACCATCAAGGAAGGCGCCACCATCTACCGGGCCGAACAAGCGGACCGGGCCGACCAACCAGGCGAGGCGGACCAAGTACCCAAAGCCTCGGCACCCTAG
- a CDS encoding NUDIX hydrolase codes for MSAYEDLAGLARRAAHDAFRLGRPAMWDTPLDRNSARQAAVLLLFGTLDGSPAPAGVPLVPADLDMLFLERATTLSAHPGQVAFPGGGVDPGDASIIAAALREAKEETGLEPDGVEILGVLPEVPMPVSNFIVTPVIGWWTRQTPVAVVDYGESAQVFRVPVRELLDPANRFTAALNRGGRSYRGPSFLVNGVVVWGFTAGILDHVFEELGWTVPWDVSREIPAPI; via the coding sequence ATGAGCGCCTATGAGGACTTGGCTGGCCTTGCCCGCCGTGCCGCCCACGACGCCTTTCGCCTGGGCCGGCCCGCGATGTGGGACACGCCCCTTGACAGGAACTCGGCCCGGCAGGCCGCCGTGCTGCTGCTCTTTGGCACCCTTGACGGCAGCCCCGCGCCGGCCGGTGTGCCGTTGGTCCCGGCCGACCTCGACATGCTGTTCCTGGAACGGGCCACCACGCTCAGCGCCCATCCCGGGCAGGTTGCCTTCCCTGGCGGCGGTGTCGACCCGGGCGACGCATCGATCATCGCCGCGGCCCTTCGCGAGGCCAAGGAGGAGACCGGCCTGGAACCGGACGGTGTGGAAATCCTGGGGGTGCTGCCGGAAGTCCCCATGCCTGTCAGCAACTTCATCGTGACACCCGTGATCGGCTGGTGGACGCGGCAAACACCCGTGGCAGTGGTGGACTACGGCGAATCCGCGCAGGTATTCCGGGTGCCCGTACGGGAGCTGTTGGACCCGGCCAACAGGTTCACCGCCGCCCTGAACCGCGGCGGCCGCAGTTACCGTGGCCCGTCGTTTCTGGTCAACGGCGTGGTGGTGTGGGGCTTCACCGCGGGCATCCTGGATCACGTCTTTGAGGAGCTCGGCTGGACCGTGCCGTGGGATGTTTCCCGGGAGATTCCCGCACCGATCTAG
- a CDS encoding ribbon-helix-helix protein, CopG family: MRQIDIRLPESLISTLDQLGAASGLSRAATIRTLLAGAVASPGTDDE; this comes from the coding sequence ATGAGACAGATTGACATCAGGCTCCCCGAGTCACTGATCAGCACCCTCGACCAGCTGGGCGCGGCATCAGGACTCAGCCGAGCCGCAACCATTCGCACGCTGCTCGCCGGCGCAGTCGCGAGTCCAGGCACAGACGATGAGTAG
- a CDS encoding type II secretion system F family protein: MMAATVFLLTAAACIAMSLRRRPWPPEDKAAGLENARDPAGWSGRGRRRGPDMGMPRIVRQLAALLASGRNGPSVWGALAEVLAAEFGPAGRVAAGGAAVSTGPTLALVIAVERACLLGLPVAEALRAAVLQAASAPHPLRWNPGTVRMSGQQRRMWLEVAACFEICEASGAPVAAVLARLAGRLEAEQDAAALRETALAGPRATVRLLTWLPFVGLGLGMAMGVNPVGVLLGGPLGWACLGLGLALVAAGRWWSNRLIAAASRPAGVRPAGLRRGPGPLSGSRTR; this comes from the coding sequence ATGATGGCGGCAACCGTGTTCCTCTTGACGGCGGCGGCCTGCATCGCCATGTCCCTTCGACGCCGTCCGTGGCCGCCCGAGGACAAAGCGGCCGGTCTCGAAAACGCCCGGGATCCTGCGGGCTGGTCAGGGCGGGGGCGTAGGCGCGGGCCGGATATGGGCATGCCGAGAATTGTGCGCCAGCTGGCAGCGCTTCTGGCCTCGGGGCGGAACGGTCCCAGCGTGTGGGGTGCTTTGGCCGAAGTCCTCGCCGCCGAATTTGGGCCGGCCGGACGAGTCGCCGCCGGGGGAGCGGCAGTATCGACGGGTCCCACCCTGGCCCTTGTTATCGCCGTCGAGAGAGCCTGCCTTTTGGGGTTGCCGGTTGCAGAGGCCTTGCGGGCGGCGGTCCTGCAGGCGGCATCGGCGCCGCACCCGCTTCGTTGGAATCCCGGTACGGTCCGGATGAGTGGGCAGCAACGCCGGATGTGGCTGGAAGTGGCGGCCTGCTTTGAAATCTGCGAGGCGAGCGGGGCACCGGTTGCGGCCGTGTTGGCCCGTCTGGCCGGCAGGCTTGAGGCCGAACAAGATGCGGCAGCCCTTCGCGAAACGGCCCTGGCCGGCCCCCGTGCCACGGTGCGCCTGCTGACCTGGCTGCCTTTTGTGGGTTTGGGACTTGGCATGGCCATGGGGGTGAACCCGGTGGGGGTGCTGCTGGGTGGGCCGTTGGGGTGGGCGTGCCTGGGACTTGGGCTTGCCTTGGTGGCTGCCGGGAGGTGGTGGTCCAACCGCTTGATCGCGGCCGCTTCCCGGCCCGCAGGAGTTCGCCCGGCCGGCCTCCGCCGTGGACCCGGTCCGTTGAGTGGTTCGAGAACCAGATGA
- a CDS encoding recombinase family protein, whose product MRTPETLAVVGYIRVSTSKQDVSPEVQQAALEAEAVRHGWALTIYRENAASATSLKNRPILADALAQLKAGRFDALAVSKLDRLSRSVADFAAMLETANRQRWALICLDLGIDTSTITGAAMAQVTCTFAEMERKKIAERTSAAMRVKAAAGQHMGRRSVLDVATVQRISGDRADGLSLARIAAGLNADGIPTATGKTWYASTIRQVLTSAKARDFATLCNK is encoded by the coding sequence ATGAGAACGCCTGAAACGCTCGCCGTCGTCGGCTACATCCGAGTATCCACGTCCAAGCAAGACGTCAGCCCCGAAGTGCAACAGGCCGCCCTCGAAGCCGAAGCAGTGCGGCACGGCTGGGCGCTCACCATCTACCGCGAGAACGCCGCGTCAGCGACGAGCCTGAAGAACCGGCCGATACTCGCTGATGCACTCGCTCAGCTGAAAGCCGGCCGCTTTGACGCGCTTGCCGTGTCCAAGCTCGACCGACTCAGCCGCAGCGTTGCCGACTTCGCCGCCATGCTCGAAACAGCGAACCGGCAACGCTGGGCGCTGATCTGCCTTGACTTGGGCATCGATACTTCGACAATCACGGGTGCGGCCATGGCTCAGGTGACCTGCACATTCGCTGAGATGGAACGGAAGAAGATCGCGGAACGCACGAGCGCCGCCATGCGAGTCAAAGCCGCAGCCGGGCAACACATGGGCCGCCGTAGCGTGCTCGACGTCGCCACCGTTCAGCGCATCTCCGGCGACCGCGCGGACGGCCTCTCATTGGCCCGCATCGCCGCCGGCCTCAACGCCGACGGCATCCCAACGGCGACCGGGAAGACATGGTACGCGTCAACCATTCGTCAGGTACTCACGAGCGCCAAAGCGCGCGATTTTGCAACACTTTGCAACAAGTAA